The following are encoded in a window of Leptodactylus fuscus isolate aLepFus1 chromosome 9, aLepFus1.hap2, whole genome shotgun sequence genomic DNA:
- the LOC142218954 gene encoding calcium-activated chloride channel regulator 1-like has product MQAAIYLLSLVLMDWTLQTVLSVELRDHGYENVVIVVHPQVPENPQLITAIKDMVSEASFYLFYATKRRFFYREVTILIPSTWQSFSFQRPRYELYQQASVIISSPNLNYGNDPYTLHYKGCGNRGKYIHFTPEYLMDDSFLPVYGPRGKVFLHEWAHFRWGVFDEYNYEKPFFVSVDNKIKATRCSSDMVGMYICKERSCSDGECIIDPQTGNMEEGCMFLVNSTQDVKASIMYMQSLSSIVEFCSENDHDKEAPNMQNKVCSYRSSWDVIKGSADFQTTEPLAGTELPSPPSFLLLQSRARVICLVLDVSDNMATGNQFHRLRQAAAIFIQQLVEPGSYVGIVTFNETTEVKSSLRHIVSDEVRWNLTSSLPDTYGGGLSICEGISAGFQVIKGLEGSTEGSEIILVVSGRDTDLPTCLSKVSGSGSVIHTIAIGPDADLELESLAESTGGKIFFTSNSKDSDSLIGAFTEIFPVNQDMADPFITITSVQRLVQAEGRLSGSVIVDKTVGNDTKFIITWQGANPPNVIIQDPSGHNYTNEKFDHDLISQVSYLKAPGTSQAGSWTYIINSLNNSQVLGILVTSRPSSYTIPPVMVTGEWIDGRMTSPPLKTVFAELKQGHTAVLGANVTAVIEPESGDPIIVMLNDNGAGADTVKNDGVYSRYVFQFPTNGRYALKILATWTNATLLLPTLSNRAMYVPGYIENGTINMNPPKPLISSEVLRLNESFSRILFLGSFKVTNASENTMNKDVFPPCKIVDLEARLDADHVVLSWTAPGDDYDQGSASSYDIRMSSSPFELRQHFSKAVLINASSLQPKTAGSREIFSFKLLNVTGERSAITYIAIRSTDETSHPSEISNLVHVTRNLLQQKDINVAYSASVPKFNATLAIVIGVAVLSLCLISGAGLYCWRKQTSFKLLDHAPSIELQEINISVQETQTMAENEELTLYVIFKADGSEESIMILEEIDDF; this is encoded by the exons TTTTACAGAGAGGTGACAATTCTTATACCAAGTACATGGCAGTCATTTAGTTTCCAGAGACCACGATATGAACTATACCAACAG GCAAGTGTGATTATCAGCAGCCCTAACCTAAATTATGGAAATGATCCATACACGTTACATTATAAAGGATGTGGAAACAGAGGAAAATACATACATTTTACACCTGAATATTTAATGGATGATAGCTTCCTTCCAGTTTATGGACCAAGAG GGAAGGTATTTCTCCATGAATGGGCCCATTTCCGATGGGGCGTATTTGATGAATATAATTATGAGAAGCCATTCTTTGTTTCAGTTGACAATAAAATTAAAGCAACTCG GTGTTCCTCTGACATGGTGGGCATGTATATTTGTAAGGAACGCTCCTGTTCTGATGGAGAATGTATCATTGACCCTCAGACTGGGAATATGGAAGAAGGCTGTATGTTCTTAGTTAACAGTACACAAGATGTGAAGGCATCGATAATGTACATGCAATCTTTATCATCA ATAGTGGAATTTTGTTCTGAAAATGACCACGATAAGGAAGCACCAAATATGCAGAACAAAGTATGCAGCTATCGTAGCTCGTGGGATGTTATTAAAGGTTCAGCTGACTTTCAAACCACAGAACCATTGGCGGGCACTGAACTTCCATCACCTCCTTCATTCTTATTGCTGCAGTCAAGAGCGAGAGTGATTTGCCTGGTCCTGGATGTGTCTGACAATATGGCCACG GGTAATCAATTTCACCGACTACGACAAGCAGCGGCCATCTTTATCCAGCAGTTGGTTGAGCCTGGCTCTTATGTTGGAATTGTCACATTTAACGAAACAACAGAAGTGAAAAGTTCTTTACGCCATATTGTCAGTGACGAAGTACGATGGAATCTCACTTCAAGTCTTCCAGACACGTATGGCGGGGGTTTGTCTATTTGTGAAGGCATCTCAGCTGGCTTTCAG GTGATCAAAGGTCTTGAAGGAAGTACAGAGGGCTCTGAAATCATCTTGGTGGTCAGTGGAAGGGACACAGATTTACCTACTTGTTTATCCAAGGTATCGGGGAGCGGCTCAGTTATTCACACCATTGCTATAGGACCCGATGCTGACCTCGAACTGGAATCCTTAGCAGAAAGCACAG GGGGAAAAATATTCTTCACCTCAAACAGTAAAGATTCAGACAGTTTGATCGGAGCTTTTACTGAAATATTCCCTGTAAACCAAGACATGGCAGATCCATTTATAACG ATAACAAGTGTCCAGAGACTTGTTCAGGCAGAGGGTCGGTTATCTGGCTCTGTCATTGTGGACAAGACGGTGGGAAATGATACAAAGTTCATTATTACCTGGCAGGGGGCAAATCCTCCAAATGTTATCATCCAAGACCCATCAGGACACAATTACACCAATGAAAAATTTGACCATGACTTAATATCTCAAGTGTCTTATCTAAAAGCTCCAGGAACTTCACAG GCTGGCTCTTGGACATACATAATAAACTCATTAAACAACAGCCAGGTTCTTGGCATATTAGTGACCTCGAGACCATCATCATACACCATACCTCCTGTGATGGTCACTGGAGAGTGGATTGATGGAAGGATGACTTCTCCACCGCTGAAGACTGTCTTTGCAGAACTTAAGCAAGGACATACAGCAGTACTTGGAGCTAATGTGACGGCTGTCATTGAACCAGAGTCCGGAGACCCTATCATTGTGATGCTCAATGATAATGGTGCAG GCGCTGATACTGTCAAGAACGATGGCGTATATTCTAGATATGTTTTTCAGTTCCCTACAAATGGTAGATATGCACTGAAAATTCTAGCCACATGGACAAATGCTACCTTACTGTTGCCGACATTGAGCAATCGAGCCATGTATGTTCCTGGATACATAGAAAACG GCACCATCAACATGAATCCTCCTAAACCGCTGATCAGTAGTGAAGTATTGCGTCTCAACGAATCATTCAGCAGAATCCTTTTTCTTGGAAGTTTCAAAGTAACTAATGCCTCAGAGAACACAATGAATAAGGATGTTTTCCCTCCATGTAAAATAGTTGACCTTGAAGCAAGACTTGATGCCGACCATGTAGTGTTATCTTGGACAGCACCAGGAGATGACTATGACCAAGGATCTG CATCCAGTTATGACATCCGAATGAGCAGTAGTCCATTCGAGTTACGACAACACTTTTCCAAGGCTGTGCTCATTAATGCCTCATCTCTACAACCCAAGACTGCCGGCAGCCGAGAAATCTTCTCGTTCAAACTCCTCAATGTGACTGGTGAGAGGAGCGCCATCACTTATATTGCAATCCGTTCCACTGATGAAACATCACATCCATCAGAAATATCAAATCTGGTTCATGTGACTAGAAATCTGCTGCAGCAAAAAGATATAAACGTTGCATATTCAGCATCAGTTCCTAAGTTTAACGCAACGCTGGCCATTGTCATTGGGGTAGCTGTGCTTTCTCTATGTCTTATATCAGGCGCTGGTCTATACTGCTGGAGGAAACAGACGTCCTTTAAGTTACTGGACCATGCCCCAAGTATTGAGTTACAGGAAATAAATATATCAGTGCAGGAGACGCAAACTATGGCCGAGAATGAAGAATTAACTTTGTACGTGATATTCAAGGCTGATGGTTCAGAAGAATCTATAATGATCCTAGAGGAAATAGACgatttttaa